gcttactaatatagtTGTgtctttgcgcggtttaaaactatccggagaaactagatcttagtaagtcctgttggtatccaaaaagaaaattgggggtaaccatgcattttgagAGAGAATAattaaggaggcagtgtggcccagtggttagggcgcttgccttgagatccggagatcccggttcaagacccgctctaaccactcgtcgaatttgatcctggtagtccctggttcaacttcccagctgcacttgtaaatagccaactggtttgcctccggccagttgggattcttaacagttgttgttgttgttgtgttctgttgtttcgttgattgtttcattggccctgaaaagcccctatggggcgttaagtaagtatgtattgtataatCATAAAATCTCTaattttagaaagaacgccatacattgctttgtattttaaagctttttacaaatattattcagcaattatctttgaaaaatgcgtggttaccccaattttctatttggatttcaacaacaattgttaagagatctacgtttcctgtataatcataaaccgggacaAAAGTGCCTTTGAATTGATAGGCACAGTAATCAAAAGCAAATCAAtatcttaacttttttttagaatgctacaaatccttaattaaaatgatacacgatattgtttcttgtttctgaCTACTTGCCATGAAATCGATGTAATGTGTTTATCACCACTACTGAAATGATAACCCAGGGTTTTCAGTAAAAAgtctttttccgttttttttttttggctaactCGCTGGCTTTGACAATTTGTTTTGGCACTTCTATTGGAGATACACTTCATCTACTTGAAATGAGAAAGTTTGCCCATCTCAATTAACACATACAGGGTTGTTATTTAATCACCAGAGTTTGCAAACCTGAATATGTCCCCAAACTCAGCTGGTATTTTGCTCGCTCGCTTGCCACTGTAACTGAACTGTACTCggcaaatgctgtatttcatgaatgtcttccaagtccacgcgaagcttgttgctgctgcttaCAGTCAGGCGGAATCTTGTCCAGTCCAAGCCAAAACTCTCCATTTAGATTACCAAAGCCTCGTTTGTAGGCGTCCCACGCGCGGAAGAAATCTACTACGGAGCcgtcttgtcttttttgaaagaccgtCCACCCTCCGCCAGCcgttttttgatcacagtacacttcaaattctcccaaacCATCGGGGTCGATTTTGTACACACCACTGATCTTTTCGCCAGAATTGTAAACATCGGCGCAGTTCTTGAAGACTGAAAATTACAGAAGCAGAATGAATTTCTGTCAGTTAagttttggtttcattcttaTTTCTAACATCTAAAAAGTAAGAATGGGTCGTCATAGAGGAAAATACTATACACATCTGGCATGCAAATGTTTTAGAAGCAATTGATTGACCTAAATTTGAGTGCTTTTTGCGAGGGAACAGATGGGAAAACTTGAAACCACTAATGTCTGAGAAGTGaacaaagtttaaaatttataaCTGCAAACCTTTGTCATAAGAGCCGccagtttggtttgttttgagcgcagcgattgcttctttgatttcagTGAGTTGCTGCTCGATCTTCTTACAGCAGTGTGGTCCGGCGTAAAAGTTGTTATTACACGTTACACTGGGGTTTACTCATCCCagggttttttgttgttgcacaCAGACGTTTTGGCAGTTGTCCCAACAAGAATCCCAGTAAAAAGCAGAGCTAGCTGGAATGCCCATTATGCACTGATGCTTTCAGGAAACTCTTCTATGAAATGGAAGCAAAAATGCAAGTATAAATGATTTCTAAGACTTGTGCTCCAGTTTATTTAGTCTTTCCAAACTAGATTTTTCTTGTCTCCTGCGCTCTATTTTGGGAATGCTGAATCATCGATTCCTAACAATAGGCGCCTTGCACTAAGTAAGTCGCGTGATCTTTTCCGCCATGCGCAGGGGCAAACAAATCGGTTTGCTACTCAGTGACAATGGCTGCTCGTGGGATTCTTACAGCAGTTTGTggtcggaaaaaaaaagatccttATCTACTCCTCAAATTTGAATTATTATACCGAAAGTTTACTGTGTTGATCATGCgattcttttgcatttttcacttcTAACGCGCTAGGCGAAAGTTTATTTCAGCTTATTCATGAATTGATCGATTCCGTGATTCATCCGGATAAGCAGACTCATTCATTCGATTTTTGCAAGATTTCCTTTGCCAGGGCGAGGTCTTCCAGTTTTAGGCGATAAGTTAAAATAGCTGAGAATTGAGTCTAGTTGTATGTGTacaaaatgcgaaaaaaaaatcgaagattGTGGCTATTTAGCTTGGTTTGATTCGAATTTGATTTTCCAGTGATCCAAGCGTGGACCTCTCACGTTTGCCGAAGTTGACCTTTACAGACGTAGAGAAATATGCCGCACACGAGGCAGTAGACAactttcctttgacaagaagACACTTTCTCAATATTTTATGAGAAGATTTATCCAGTGAAAGAACAGGGGGCACTTTAGgagtaatttcggtaaatatctgttTCGGAAGAAGGTGGGTTAGCATTTTCGAAAATTCGAACTCAGACTTTTTCGAGGCGCACTAAGATTTTGGACACTTTTCTCAAACAGACTTCCTATTTTCCTTTTCGGAAAATATCAAACATATATTTCACCTTTAACCTTCTCtacatttttaactttttgaatTGTGCCTCATAAGGTATACAAGAGAAAGATGCTGACACAATCGTTAGTCAGTTCTTGACGTCACTGGAAAAGAATAGACCAATAACCTTCTCACTAGCTCGGGCCCATGGGACCACTGATGGCCAGCTTTGTTTACTCTCTCGTACCTTATTAGGCCCCtcatttttaaaagtaaaatctagagacagcaaaggtaaaatatggtgtttagccattcttttttcaaaagaaagtaCTTTGAGTTCAGGTGCACTTTTTTGAAATTAAGCGTAATTTAGTATTAGCTACTTGCACGCGGCTTCAGTTGTTTCTCCCTCACTCCAGGCCGCGTGTATTCCTTGCTTCGAACGAGATTGCTGATGTTAGCCTAACTGCCTCTCCGGAGCAAAGGCTCAGCACTTCGAAACTGCTAAATCGGCTGTCCCCAAGAGCCGACCCGTAAGTGCCCATCTAACCAGAAGTCACCGAAGTTTTTATGGCTGAACAGACAACAGATTACAGTACCACCCGTAAAACTGCTGCAAGAGAAAAGCCGAGAAATTCCGGGAACAAGTCGGAAACCAACAGACCAACGCGCCACACACATCGCATTATGGTCACGTTGGTATAGTCTCCGGCCTCCCCGAAAGGCGAACTCGCTTGGTTGGAGCTCGAGAAAGCTCTGGTGCCCACACCGGTGATGTTTCCATTCAAGGCTTACAAAATCTGCAGACGCAAAAAGAATTTTTAAATTGAAGTTTTGGAACTTTCGTTGAAATTTGAAACCGTGGTACAAATTCTCAACAAATGTTGTTGGAACAGCAAGTTGTTTTCCGTGTTGTTTTGGTCtgccaacatggcggcggccAATTGACCTAAGGAAAAAAAGACCTGTATGTCACCTTCAAATTTGCACCTGGCTCTATTTAATCATGGTTCGAGAAATTCGACTTAACTCTTCTTGTCATTTATGCTTTTGTGTAGTGACATGTTTCTTTCCAAGTGCATGTATTTATAGTCGAAAAGTTGAAATTCGCAAATTAACACCGTCTCGGTCAGCATGAAAACTGTTACTCGTAGAGATTTTTTTTATCGTAGAAAAGTGACGCAAAATGAAGCATTTAATATTTATATAGCATCACTTGTAATTAATTGCTTTGATAAGTGTTTGAGCGGTTTGGAGTCACGAGATTGCTTAATTTGACACCACTTTCTCAGCCGATTAAAAGCAAACCAATTATGACTTGCTAGCACGTCCTTTTCTCGCGCATTGAGCCGGCGGCTTATATTTCCTTTGCGgtttgattggtcaatttagcGAGTACGCCTCGCTTCACCTCAGTAATGATCATTGGAAAAGACCTTGCTTATATCGTGTTCTCCGCCTATACCTCAATTTTTGCTCAAGGCAGATTCTTGTTTGAATACATTGAAAATTAGAAGGGGAAAAACGGATCGCTAGTGGGCGAATCACGGAAATCCTGTAACGTGATTGTATTGATGCGGGAGGCCAGGTTTTTGTCTTATCCGCACCGCAGAGTTCAGTTGTATCCCTTGAGGCTTCCTTCCTTCCCTTGCGTTTAGTCGTATTAAAACACTCTACCTTTTTTTCGGGTAAAGCACGTGAAATTGACGTTTCGGCTGTGATGGTGACAGCCGAAACGCGTTTTACCCGAAAAAagttagtgtttttttttctttcaggtgCAATTGTTGCCTGGTGATCGCTGCGTGACTAACCACACACTTCCTTGCCTTATTTAtcatttgacaatttttccttcgCAAGGTATTCCCGCTTTAGCTCGTTTCGGTGACAGTCTTTAGGCCTTGAAAATTTGTCTAATGCCCTCTGGAAACCTGGCATTGTTTCGTATTGAAATGTTCCTTAATAGAGCACGACTTCTATACGCTTTCTTGTCGCGCACTATAGGATTGCCCACACACCCTGCATCGTTCAGTACCGCGTTTAAACAACACATTGTTGGTTCACAATAGAGGGCTTCAATTCTCGAACCTTAAGCGTCATAGGGTCTTTAATATTCAGCTTGAGATTAACAGACACATGGTAATTGTGGTATGGGCATACGCGCATCGTACGAGTTACATTAAAATTCTCAGACTGAACAGACTGTTGCTTCACAACACAGGGCTTGATTTTCTCGCGCCATAAGGTGACAGAGGCTGAATGACGGAACTATATGCATTTTTAACTGCTGGTTTCCACAGCGCTTTATAGAAACTTTTCACAATCTAACTAGATAAGTGTAGCGCGACAAATTTGACTCTGCTGATTACACGCAATCACGTGTCCAGGCTCAGCTTGCGGTATAATAGCTATCTGCTCTTAAGTGTTTTACAAGTAGACGTCTTTTTCCCTGTGATAATAGCGTTTTGCCAAAACGTATGAAAAGCACCTCTGTCGCCGAAAAACGGCTACGTCGAATACTAATTTTATCCTTGTTTTTTGCATATCTTGGGTTGGCAAACTCTTTTAATCTGACCTACTCCTTTGCTACTAATGCCAGTTGGGGGCTAAAATAGATCCTTACCCTCTTTGTAATTCAAATTTTTGTAGTCATTAAGAATTTATTCAACGTCGGTCGGAAACCTTGAATGTCTAATTTGTACTTTACCCGAATTAAAATAAAGTGACGATACTATTGGCTGGCAAAAATGGCCGGAAAGAATTACTGCCTGAGAGATTTGCAAAGGAAGCAATAAATTAAAGAAGGTGGGGAACAACGGAGTCCTTATTAATTCACCATTTTAAACTTGGGACTCAAATAACCACGGTTTTCTATTTTAAATTGCCGGGTAAGAAACTTGTCTTTTCTTCGTGCGGCCATGATAAATGATTCTGTTGTGGAGAACTTGGGTCCTCAAAACACGACATCAAACGCAAAGCTGTGCTGACACAAACAGTGTCAGCCACTGAAAACACATTTCAACTGACTATATTCGTTTTTAGTATTTGTTCTCAGCGTGGTGGGGAATACAGCCATGATGGCAGTTTTATTTAAAGGTTGTCGCGTTCGCTCCTACAAAAACGCGCTTCTTCTTAACATGATCGTGGCCGAGTCAGCTGTAACCATGACTTCGATTCCAGTGGATTTCGTCCTGATATTGTTGGACAAGGGTTGGTTGTTTGGTTCAGTTATGTGCCACGTTTTGGTGGCCGTTGCAGACTGCACCATTTGGGGCACTCGTTTTGACGTTGACCGCCATGAGCATCCAGCACTTCAAAGGAATTGTTCAACGTCTGCGCAAGACAACGTCTGATGGCGATTTCTCCTCACGCACGACCGTGGCGCTCATTTGGGTGTTTTCATTAACCATCGTAATACCGTACGGAGCGTTTTTGCGATTTGAAGACGGCGAATGCGTCGAAACTTGGGGCAGACTCGGCAGCCAAATATATACAGTCAGCCTATTCGTATTTCACTATGCAATTCCTTTAGCTGTGATCACATTCTGCTACGCGCGCATTGCTATACGTATACGCCGCGGTCACCTTGAAGGCGACAGCATTATTTCAGGAACATGTCGGGCGCGGCTGAAACGCTCCAAGCGGCACGTTCGCGCCGTACGCATGGTGGTTTTATTTGTAGCTGTGTTCGCTGTTTGCATGTTACCTCACCAAGTTGTATGGCTGTGGATCGCTTTCGGCAAAAACGTTGAATATCCCGTCAACTTACTCACGTTTGCGTACATGTTCACATTTACAAGCAGTTTTGCCAATCCTCTTGTTTATTTCACCCACAATCCTTCGTTTAGGGCGCGACTGCTGACATTTCTGTGCTGTGGCTCGGCGCTGGAGCGACGTTATGGGAACAGTAGCACTACAGCGAGTTAGGACACTAACGCAGACTCTAAAAGTGTGaatcaaaatttataacacAGCCTGTAAAAATAAAGCCTGCTGACAACGGATGAAGAACTTGGGGATTTATAATATGGCATACCACAAATTAAGGCGGCCAAATTCTGTGCCCACCTCCTTGCAAACATTAAGAACTTTATGATCTACGACGGCGATGTCACataaaaaataactttgcacCAGCGGAAGTCTTCagcaattattccatctcgttcacgttgGACAATGTGGGCAacgtatcctaaaaataaattggtacgagcggtttcaaaccaaaaaaaaaagagaatgaaCGGTTGTCATTTGCATGCTCGCGTTGTTATTTGATGAATTCACGTCGTTTTGCAAAAATATCTAACAACTATTGACCGAAGTGGAAGTGGAAGTGGCTATTGGTGGATAATGAGTTGAATACTATcgttttagtatgtactaaaacagtgagatacacaaaaagatgatttttcctcatttattccaaaaacgattacaatattttcgggcgcaattTCAGGGACGTGAACAGCAAAGGATATTTGGAGTTTGACGACAAGCCCTTCGGTTTTCAATGGCCAGAAAGACCAATTCGTGTACTGGGCACTTTTCTTTCTCACAattcaaaaggaaaatgaaaaatacaaattttacgctaaaattgcaaaaactgaaGACTATTCTTGATATATGGAACTGCCGGAGTCTCGTTATTTGAAAGATGTCTTGGTATCTCGCAACTGGTACATTCAATCTCCAGCCTGGTTGTTCCTCAGGATCATCTTGAGGCTGTGAATTCGGGCCTCGTCAAATTCGTTTGGGGCAACAAAACGACAAAATCAAGCGCAAAGTTATGGTTTTAGATTACGATCAAAAAGGTCTACCAGCACCTAGCATAGATGCTTTGGCAAAGTCACTGAAGTTAGCTTGGATTTCTAGACTGTTAGCTGGTGAACAAAAGCAAAGTGAATCTTGGAAAGCGATTCCAAACTACATGTTTGggaaataccgtatttactcgaataagcgccgccctcgaataagcgtcgcatctgggacaaaaaagttaataagcgccgccctcgaataagcgctgCACCaccgatgcggcgcttattcgaggaattccgtataaccaggaaaaactctaaaaaacaattttaaaacagaaTCGGCAAATTATGATGTTCTTTAGTTCAAAGTGACTGTATTTCTCTGCTAGGGCGGTAAGCTCTCTTTCCAGAATTCTTGCTATGCGAAGCTCTGATGTAAACTGAACGTTGTAAATTGTTCGACAACGGgtttttttcaccgcgtgaatttctctcgtaattctagatttactatcagtttagtatcagtccataggaaaattaacagatagaaagtgtaccgttgaataaaaatatagaaaaagtaaatttgtcttgtacaatgtttaaataagcgccgtcctcgaataagcgccgcacgcgcgaaaaattaaataagcgccgcggggCTTATTCGAGTAACTACGGTACGGTGGTCTAACCTTCATTATGCGATGCAGTTACGATAAAAATTTTCTTGAGCAGATTGAGATACCTAAGTTCTACAAATCGATTTTCCAGTATTTTTGGGGATTAAAAGAGTCTTTTCCAAACGAGTCCGGTCAGCAACAAATTTTATTcaataataaagatattttaatCGACGGCCACATTTTTTTTATACGGACTGGTTTGATCGCTGGATCTATCACGTACAAGATCTTCTTAAAGCAAATGGGAAATTTCTCTCCTACCCAGAATTCATTCAAAAATGTGTTCTCAGATGTCATTTTCTCATTTATTTTCAAATGGTGTTTGCAGTTTCTCAAGGCAACTTACAGAACCTGCGAGTGCGTTTCAGCTGTCCCCAGAGACTTCTATAAATTTCACTAAAATAGGAAAGCCTGCGAATTGACCAAACATTTCTAACATCTATTTTTAGTCGTgtaaaaaatgtttgtaacGACAACAAGTTTAGGGAATTCTACTTCAAACTCGTACATAGAGTAGCACTAAAGGAATTATTTCTCTTTGGTAAGGCAGAGGACATAAAGTGCGCATACTGTAAAATGAATGATTCCATTATCCACACCTTCTGTCATTGGAATTGGAGTCAATCATTCTTTTCGGAGGTTATTAAATGGTTTAATCGAGAAAATCTCACCTCTTTTACCTCATCACCAGTCGAATTAATTTTTGGTAAGAAAGTGGAAGTCTAATTAAAGAATTAAACATTGCTAGGAAGTTAAACTTCACCTTTTTATAATCTAAATATTATTTAGTACAAtagagagtttaagatctacgacgcgacggcaacgaaaacgtcacaaattttgcatatttaatgagcaaaaacactagctttgcacgctgtgcacttgcatttttcatttttgttcatttctttcacgttttcggcaaatcttcgacgtgaaatgaccaattctcaggttttacggagaacgtgaacgaaaggcagcgaatttgaattttctgtcgtagattcaataccgcacctcctaattcagttcctggagaGTTACACTagtttagaagttagacaagccgacataacgacgaaaaagattaatgaGCCtggacgttttcgttaccgttgcgtcgcagatcttaaactccctaatcaTAAATTATCGCACGGTGAGCAATAGATAAGGAATTTATAATGAACCTCAAATACAGGTATATTTTCGAAAATTGCCTTTGATAGTTTAGAGCAATGCGAACTTGAGTGTATGTAGAAGCTATAATATCATGAGTACcttgcttttaaaattttttgtgtCAATAACCATATAAGTGTTAACTTAAATTTCTGTCATTTATCTACTTTGTAAAATGTTCTGTACTCTTTTAGCCAACTTGCACTTGTTTAAAGTGCGCaaataataaatttttaaaaaaagaatatatatatatatatatatatatgtgtgtgtgtgtgtactaAAACAGATTAGCTTCTCACACTccgaatatatatatatacatatatatatatatatatacatatatatatatattcggAGTGTGAGAAGCTAATCTGTTTTAGTACACAGCTGTCTCGAGAACGGTTGTCGGAACGTCAAAGTGCAAGCGAAAATACCGAATGTTAATTAATCTGGGGTTTGATCGTCTTATTTTAATGACAGGGCAGCTGTAGACTATCTTTTTACACTTGCAAAAAATCATTCAAGTTTTAGTGTCTCGTGGCAACTCCTTTCTCTTACCTTAAATTCTGAAGTCAAGGAAACCGTTGACACTTTCCACAATAACTTTCGGGATTTTCGCGTGCACTTTAGCACTTCTTTCCAACAActtttctcgaaacagctgtatcgTAAAAATACGAATATGCGTACCGCACGTGCAGCGAGCGATATTATTGTTTCTTTGGCGTTGGCGTtggcgttgccgttgccgtagcGCAGCCGCCATCGTTTCTTAAACTGACTATTGCGTGGGGTCTTGACGTGCCACGTGTTATGAACAACGGAAAGTCGAAACACAGGACTTGTGGATTAATGACTGTCTTTAACcgagaagacaaaacaaatgGGAGGATAAAAGCTCCAGACTTTTACAAGAACTTATTCCGCATTAGCTGAACACTAAGCAGCCCAAGTTTtataagccttaatttcaagaagacacttgtttattttaactggaactttaaaatcttgagagagttggatcgaggagaaaaagACGTCAAAGACCCAATAGTTCAAGTTAATATGCAACAcgagagtttcgggctttcagattagTGAACTTATGTTTTGCATACATACTGCGCCCGTACACACTCAAATTTTAGCTcttgagtaaatgacatcactttccCTAGACCCAACCCCCTGAGGTCCAATCGCGTAGGTCAATtttgaacgtgaataatggcggactgtgaaatccaaaacttacactcaaagtataaacagcctttggataaaaatagtCAAAGTTTAAAATTTTGGGAGGCAGCTGTTAAGCAAACACTCTTTCATTATCTGAAGGAATAAAGGAAGTGATGTACCACCTTAACTTGTAAACGGTTCTTACCGTGTGACAAAATTTAATACCggtaatatatattttaaatttgaatACATTATTCACGCAATATTCTACAGGGTAGAGAATTACGACTTATGAAACACCTTGATGTTTTTAAAAGTACACGCGGTGTTACTTTCATGCTTGATGGACTGATATTTTGGTATTTTCGAAGAATTCACAAGATGTTAACATCATAGTGGTATATGGTAACAGATGCGGGctattaatttcaatttttcgcGCTTCCTTATAAAGATGAATCCAAAACGTAAGGTTAGATTCGTTAATTAGCTTCTTCGTGCATGACAAGTTACCCTTATAGCTATTGCCAATAATATTGACCATAACCGCGGAAACTCTGCGCCCTTCTTTTTGTGGTTGGTGCGTGGATTTATTTTGTTCAGCTCTTCCTGAGAATAATCGTTTGATGTTTTATTAAGTAGTTGCTTGAGCACAATTGTGGCATCAAGAAAAAATTCCCTCATTTTGGTAGAAAAGCAACAAATTCACCGCAACATAGTAACTTTATTTTAGCAGTGTTTCCAAACTCGAGTAGGTTTTACACCACCGTATTCAAATgtatttaaaatttaataagTCAGATACGTTGAAGCACTTTCAAGTAAACacaattttttaaacaaccttAACAGGTTTATTTCGACGTATTCATCAAATATGTaataatttatccctttcagtATAATCTAGAAGATTGTAGGTCCTTGCtggattttttaaaataacagGATTCGTgcgtttttttcaacttttcctcTTACTATCGGACTGTTATTGCAGCTGAAGAAAATTAGATCAAAGAGATCTGGCATTAACAACATTCGTAAGTTTACAAGAATTGGAAGAAAACAACCTTATTTAACCGCAAATAAAGTTCGGGTTGGCAAATTAATAACATTGGAAAACGTAAAAGAGATCTTGACTTTTGGATGGAGAATACCATGAAAACAATATTCGCGTCTt
The genomic region above belongs to Montipora capricornis isolate CH-2021 chromosome 5, ASM3666992v2, whole genome shotgun sequence and contains:
- the LOC138048419 gene encoding fibrinogen C domain-containing protein 1-like, with amino-acid sequence MQVFKNCADVYNSGEKISGVYKIDPDGLGEFEVYCDQKTAGGGWTVFQKRQDGSVVDFFRAWDAYKRGFGNLNGEFWLGLDKIPPDCTARDSLGYHRGQAFSTKDRDNDNYSANCASSYIKVPGGTRVVTTPT